In the genome of Pseudomonas putida, one region contains:
- a CDS encoding PQQ-dependent sugar dehydrogenase, translating into MTPRTWLAIAALLPLLAQAAPEQQLPSEEGQLTVSTIAEGLRNPWALAFLPGGQGMLVTERPGNLRVISAEGKVGPPLSGVPVVWAQGQGGLLDVALSPEFTKDRTVYLSYAEQGSDGKAGTAVGRGQLSQDLARLEHFTVIFRQQPKLSEGIHFGSRLVFDRGGYLFVALGENNQRATAQDLDKLQGKIVRILPDGEIPKDNPFVGQANVRPEIWSYGHRNQQGAALNPWTGKLWTHEHGPRGGDEINIPEPGKNYGWPIATHGINYSLLPIPEAKGKHVEGTQPPHHVWEKSPAISGMAFYDSPTFKAWDRNLFMGALATQELIRLQLKGEKVVHEERLLGELKARIRDVRVGPDGYLYVLTDAKDGALLKVGLSED; encoded by the coding sequence ATGACGCCCCGAACCTGGCTGGCCATCGCCGCCCTGTTACCCCTGCTTGCCCAAGCCGCTCCAGAACAGCAGTTGCCCAGCGAGGAGGGGCAACTGACGGTCAGCACGATTGCCGAAGGTCTGCGCAACCCCTGGGCCTTGGCCTTTCTGCCAGGCGGCCAGGGTATGTTGGTGACCGAGCGTCCCGGCAATCTGCGGGTGATCAGTGCCGAGGGCAAGGTCGGCCCACCCCTGAGTGGGGTGCCGGTGGTCTGGGCCCAAGGGCAGGGCGGATTGCTCGATGTGGCGCTGTCCCCGGAATTTACCAAGGACCGTACGGTATACCTGTCCTATGCCGAACAAGGCAGCGATGGCAAGGCGGGTACCGCGGTCGGTCGTGGGCAGTTGTCCCAGGACCTGGCCCGGTTGGAGCATTTCACGGTGATTTTCCGTCAGCAGCCGAAGCTCTCCGAGGGCATTCACTTCGGCTCACGCCTGGTATTCGACCGTGGCGGTTACCTTTTCGTCGCGTTGGGTGAGAACAACCAACGTGCCACCGCCCAGGACCTGGATAAACTCCAGGGCAAGATCGTGCGCATTCTCCCGGATGGCGAAATTCCCAAGGACAACCCTTTCGTCGGCCAGGCCAACGTGCGCCCCGAGATCTGGTCGTACGGTCATCGCAACCAGCAGGGCGCTGCCCTCAATCCTTGGACCGGCAAGCTCTGGACCCATGAGCACGGGCCCCGGGGCGGTGACGAGATCAACATCCCAGAGCCTGGCAAGAACTACGGCTGGCCGATCGCGACCCATGGGATCAACTACTCGCTGTTACCGATCCCCGAGGCCAAGGGCAAGCACGTGGAGGGCACCCAGCCCCCGCACCATGTCTGGGAAAAGTCGCCAGCGATCAGCGGCATGGCGTTCTATGACAGCCCGACCTTCAAGGCCTGGGACCGCAACCTGTTCATGGGTGCCCTGGCCACCCAGGAGCTGATCCGTCTGCAGCTCAAGGGCGAAAAGGTGGTGCATGAAGAGCGCTTGCTGGGCGAGCTCAAGGCACGAATCCGTGATGTACGAGTGGGCCCGGATGGCTATCTGTATGTGCTGACCGACGCGAAGGACGGGGCGTTGCTCAAGGTCGGATTGAGCGAAGACTGA
- the speB gene encoding agmatinase, translated as MTRDSLYGTAAESTYAGITSFSRRRYSRDLHGVDVVVSGVPFDTATSNRPGARFGPRAIRAASVQQAWARHWPWTFDPFDHLAVIDYGDCAFDCGTPESVPASIEAHARHILDAGCAMLTLGGDHFISYPLLKAHADRHGPLALIHFDAHSDTWPDEEGKRIDHGTMFWHAAREGLVDPSCSVQIGLRTTNDDTQGFAILDARQVHRQGTEAVIAAIRQRVGDRPVYLTFDIDCLDPAFAPGTGTPVCGGLSTVQALEILGGLRGINLIGMDLVEVAPAYDHADITALAGATLAMEMLCLYAARHKVDN; from the coding sequence ATGACCCGCGATAGCCTCTACGGCACCGCTGCGGAAAGCACCTACGCCGGCATAACCAGTTTCTCTCGACGCCGCTATAGCCGTGACCTGCACGGCGTCGACGTGGTGGTCAGCGGTGTGCCGTTCGACACGGCCACCAGCAATCGTCCTGGGGCCCGCTTCGGGCCTCGGGCCATTCGCGCCGCCTCGGTACAGCAGGCCTGGGCCAGGCACTGGCCGTGGACATTCGACCCCTTCGATCACCTGGCAGTGATCGACTATGGTGATTGTGCTTTTGACTGCGGCACACCCGAGTCCGTCCCGGCCAGCATCGAGGCCCATGCCAGGCATATCCTCGACGCCGGTTGCGCCATGCTCACCCTGGGGGGCGATCATTTCATCAGCTACCCATTGCTCAAAGCCCATGCCGATCGCCACGGGCCTTTGGCGCTGATCCACTTCGACGCGCACAGCGATACCTGGCCGGACGAGGAGGGCAAGCGCATCGACCATGGCACCATGTTTTGGCATGCCGCCCGAGAGGGCCTGGTGGACCCTTCCTGCTCCGTGCAGATCGGCTTGCGCACCACCAATGACGACACCCAGGGCTTTGCCATTCTCGACGCGCGCCAGGTGCACCGTCAGGGCACCGAGGCTGTGATCGCGGCGATTCGTCAGCGCGTAGGGGACCGACCGGTGTACCTCACGTTCGACATCGATTGCCTCGACCCGGCCTTCGCGCCTGGCACCGGCACGCCGGTCTGTGGCGGCCTGAGTACGGTGCAGGCGCTGGAGATCCTAGGCGGGCTGCGGGGCATCAACTTGATAGGCATGGATCTGGTGGAGGTGGCTCCGGCCTATGACCATGCCGACATCACCGCCCTGGCTGGTGCCACGCTGGCCATGGAGATGCTGTGCCTGTATGCCGCGCGGCACAAGGTCGACAACTAG